A stretch of Paenibacillus peoriae DNA encodes these proteins:
- a CDS encoding AGE family epimerase/isomerase, producing MATLLDEIRQEWKEHILPFWLGLKDETHGGFYGEVDVDLHTHNQADKGGIATARLLWSFSAAARVTGEDTYAEAARDAFTFLRDHLLDPLHGGMYWMVDYTGQPVDTCKHVYAQAFAIYALAEYARATDDPNALPLAMELFHLLEQKGYDPARQAYGEQYDRLWNTQPNELLSENGVTAHITMNTHIHVLEAYTQLLRVWPNEEVRDALTNVLDILYRRVYDASARRLGVFFDREWRSLLDLTSYGHDIEASWLIEDAMNVLGYYPSEYVDMVMDIANAVAERAVQPDGSLINEREGERVDTSRIWWVQAEGMVGFYNAFQRTNDERFLQIVRNLWAYTRQYIIDPRPGGEWFWSVQADGKPDAREIAGPWKCPYHNSRFCIEMLERMENQ from the coding sequence TTGGCAACACTACTGGACGAAATTAGACAGGAATGGAAGGAACACATACTCCCATTCTGGCTTGGACTGAAGGATGAGACACACGGTGGGTTTTACGGCGAGGTGGATGTGGATCTGCACACTCATAACCAAGCCGACAAAGGCGGGATTGCCACTGCACGGTTACTCTGGTCCTTCTCGGCGGCTGCTCGTGTAACAGGGGAAGATACCTATGCAGAAGCCGCACGAGATGCATTCACATTCCTGCGAGATCACCTGCTTGATCCATTACATGGAGGAATGTATTGGATGGTGGACTACACCGGGCAACCCGTGGACACGTGCAAGCATGTATACGCGCAGGCATTCGCGATCTATGCGCTAGCAGAGTATGCACGTGCTACAGACGACCCGAATGCATTGCCACTAGCTATGGAGCTGTTCCACCTGCTGGAGCAAAAAGGATATGATCCCGCCCGGCAGGCATACGGCGAACAGTATGACCGCTTGTGGAACACGCAGCCTAATGAGCTGCTCAGCGAAAATGGAGTTACCGCGCATATCACCATGAATACGCATATTCATGTTTTGGAAGCGTATACCCAATTGCTGCGCGTCTGGCCAAATGAAGAGGTTCGAGATGCACTGACGAACGTACTGGATATTTTATATCGTCGTGTTTACGATGCTTCTGCCCGACGATTGGGGGTATTCTTCGATCGTGAATGGCGCTCTCTGCTTGACCTGACCTCATATGGTCACGACATCGAAGCCAGCTGGTTGATTGAGGACGCTATGAATGTGCTGGGTTATTACCCGTCAGAATACGTGGATATGGTGATGGATATTGCCAATGCGGTAGCAGAGCGCGCTGTTCAGCCAGACGGATCGCTCATCAACGAGCGGGAAGGAGAGCGGGTAGACACCTCACGTATTTGGTGGGTACAGGCCGAGGGGATGGTTGGTTTTTACAATGCGTTTCAACGTACAAATGACGAACGATTTCTGCAAATTGTGCGTAATCTGTGGGCCTATACTCGGCAATATATCATAGATCCGCGCCCCGGAGGCGAATGGTTCTGGTCAGTTCAAGCGGATGGTAAGCCTGATGCGAGAGAGATTGCAGGCCCTTGGAAGTGCCCTTATCACAACAGCCGATTTTGCATAGAAATGCTAGAAAGGATGGAAAACCAATGA
- a CDS encoding glycoside hydrolase family 130 protein, with protein sequence MIHSKYDELLLQQEELITRPNEVKTTFYNGIYERYLYPVLTRHHVPLHWRFDLDAQTNPFFMERLGVNAALNPGAIYHEGKYILVSRTEGLDRKSFFALAESDNGIDQFRFIDAPLVWEDIDPEETNMYDMRLVKHEDGWIYGIYCSEKKDPDVPPHDTSSAVAQAGLVRTRDLRTWTRLPNITTQSPQQRNVVLHPEFVDGQYAFYTRPQDGFISTGSGGGIAFGLCKDITQPVIEHENVIDERCYHTVYEAKNGQGPAPIKTSRGWIHIAHGVRNTAAGLRYVLYTFATSLEDPTRVIAKPGGHFLAPYDEERVGDVSNVIFCNGAVVNEQDEVFIYYASSDTRIHVATTTIARLEDYTFNTPSDPLRSLSSAAVRRDLIHHNEALLKAHSRPSQQT encoded by the coding sequence ATGATTCATAGCAAATACGATGAGCTGCTATTGCAGCAAGAGGAACTGATTACACGCCCTAATGAGGTTAAAACTACCTTTTACAATGGTATCTACGAGCGCTACCTCTATCCAGTGCTCACACGCCATCATGTTCCACTTCACTGGCGGTTCGATCTGGATGCGCAAACTAATCCCTTTTTCATGGAGCGGCTGGGTGTAAATGCGGCATTGAATCCAGGGGCGATCTATCATGAAGGAAAATACATTCTTGTTTCGCGTACCGAAGGACTGGATCGAAAATCATTTTTCGCTTTGGCAGAAAGCGATAACGGCATTGATCAATTTCGATTCATTGACGCCCCCCTAGTATGGGAGGATATCGACCCAGAAGAGACAAATATGTACGATATGCGGCTGGTGAAGCATGAGGACGGCTGGATTTACGGTATTTATTGCTCTGAAAAAAAGGATCCTGACGTGCCACCTCACGATACCTCCAGTGCTGTCGCTCAGGCCGGACTGGTCCGTACTCGTGATCTTCGTACATGGACCCGGCTTCCCAACATTACTACCCAGTCCCCACAGCAGCGCAACGTTGTTCTGCACCCTGAATTTGTGGACGGTCAATACGCCTTCTATACTCGTCCTCAGGACGGGTTTATTTCCACCGGCTCGGGCGGTGGCATCGCCTTCGGCCTGTGCAAAGATATTACACAGCCCGTAATTGAACACGAAAACGTCATTGATGAGCGCTGCTATCATACGGTGTACGAAGCCAAGAACGGGCAGGGTCCCGCCCCGATTAAGACCAGCCGCGGCTGGATTCATATCGCTCACGGGGTACGCAATACGGCCGCCGGGCTGCGGTATGTGCTGTATACCTTTGCCACCAGTCTGGAAGACCCTACGCGCGTCATTGCTAAGCCCGGCGGGCACTTTCTAGCTCCTTATGATGAGGAACGCGTGGGCGACGTTTCGAATGTTATTTTTTGCAACGGTGCAGTCGTTAATGAACAAGATGAAGTTTTTATCTACTACGCTTCCAGTGACACCCGTATCCACGTAGCGACAACCACCATCGCTCGACTGGAGGACTACACCTTCAATACACCATCCGACCCGCTGCGCTCTCTCAGCAGCGCCGCTGTTCGCCGTGATCTGATTCATCACAATGAAGCGCTATTGAAAGCGCACTCCCGTCCTTCTCAGCAGACATAA
- a CDS encoding glycoside hydrolase family 130 protein: MNKLNVDLGVNSMRILGESLPKMPWQDKPEGSEAPVWRHTENPVIGRNPVPGIARIFNSAVAPYEGRFVGVFRAETINGRPHLHLGWSDDGLAWDIETERLHLVDEEGNDYQPNYAYDPRLVRVEDTYYIIWCTDFYGAALGIAQTKDFKSFVRLENPFLPFNRNGVLLPRKLNGNFMLLSRPSDSGHTPFGDIFLSESPDLVYWGKHRHVMSKGGQGWWQSVKIGGGPAPIETTEGWLMFYHGVTGTCNGLVYSMGVAVLDLDDPSKVKYRSSNFVLTPEEWYEERGFVPNVVFPCATLHDADTGRIAIYYGAADTYVGIAYTTVSDIMKYVIATDEVVGDDRESGRM; this comes from the coding sequence ATGAATAAATTGAATGTGGATTTGGGAGTAAATAGCATGCGAATTTTGGGAGAGAGTCTGCCGAAAATGCCGTGGCAGGATAAGCCTGAGGGCAGTGAGGCTCCGGTATGGAGACATACTGAGAATCCGGTCATTGGGCGGAATCCGGTGCCGGGCATTGCCCGTATTTTCAACAGTGCAGTAGCTCCGTATGAGGGACGGTTTGTAGGGGTATTCCGGGCTGAAACAATTAACGGACGTCCGCATTTGCATCTAGGCTGGAGTGACGACGGGTTGGCTTGGGACATTGAGACAGAACGGTTGCATTTGGTTGATGAGGAAGGGAACGATTACCAACCTAATTATGCTTACGATCCGCGTCTGGTCCGCGTGGAGGATACGTATTATATCATCTGGTGTACAGATTTTTACGGTGCAGCGTTGGGGATAGCCCAAACAAAGGATTTTAAAAGTTTTGTACGATTGGAAAATCCATTCTTGCCGTTTAATCGTAATGGTGTGCTGTTGCCCCGCAAGCTAAACGGAAACTTTATGTTGCTATCCCGTCCGAGTGACAGTGGACATACACCGTTTGGCGACATTTTTCTGAGTGAAAGTCCTGACTTGGTCTATTGGGGCAAGCACCGTCATGTCATGAGTAAGGGCGGACAGGGCTGGTGGCAATCGGTAAAAATTGGCGGCGGACCGGCACCGATTGAGACGACCGAGGGCTGGCTGATGTTTTACCACGGGGTGACAGGCACGTGCAATGGGCTAGTATACAGCATGGGGGTTGCCGTTCTTGATCTGGATGATCCATCTAAGGTTAAATATCGTTCCTCCAACTTCGTGCTGACCCCGGAGGAATGGTACGAGGAGCGGGGCTTTGTGCCGAATGTGGTGTTCCCGTGTGCTACGCTGCATGATGCGGACACTGGAAGAATCGCAATTTATTATGGAGCCGCTGATACGTATGTAGGTATCGCATACACGACAGTGTCCGACATTATGAAGTATGTCATCGCAACGGATGAAGTGGTCGGAGACGACCGTGAGTCTGGCCGGATGTAG
- a CDS encoding cold-shock protein, giving the protein MYRRQAPEIIPEENTAIWSCTNEGCNGWMRTDFTFLNEPACPFCQASMGQEMRMLPILNRAGNSFVAQRS; this is encoded by the coding sequence ATGTACAGACGCCAGGCCCCGGAAATCATTCCAGAGGAAAATACGGCTATTTGGTCGTGTACAAATGAGGGTTGCAATGGCTGGATGCGAACGGATTTCACCTTTTTGAACGAGCCAGCTTGTCCATTTTGCCAAGCCTCGATGGGGCAGGAAATGCGGATGTTGCCGATTCTCAATCGGGCGGGCAATTCCTTTGTCGCCCAGCGCTCCTAA
- a CDS encoding ABC transporter substrate-binding protein yields MKLSKVLMSLLSVVLLAGLFTGCTSKKDEPAASSDPKAVEGEITVITQRTDIVDTVFQDYAKEFNKLYPNVKVNFQALADYDGQIKIRMGTRDYGDVLLIPGSIPVEELPNFFEPLGTYEEMKNKYTGIEERTVDHNSYGIPIAMVYSGVIYNKKVFKDAGITQLPKTPDQFLTALQQIKDKTKAVPLFTNYASGWALTQWESSLATLAGTKEYVNVTQPNTDDNFTKGQPHYELYKVLYDAAKKGLIEKDPTTTDWETSKADLAQGKIGTMVLGSWAIDQIKSTAPNKDDIGFMPFPTNASKVLVPLAGDFNLGINVNSENKPAARAWVDWFTEKSNYAVEQAGSISPLKGAPMPSILKQYEDQGVVFETLTPSPKGQEGIVDKIDKMGEIGLWQPDFKKRIIEAAVGNRPESYDAIMKDLNDAWVKARAEVAAKEAK; encoded by the coding sequence ATGAAGTTGTCCAAGGTTTTGATGTCATTACTATCTGTGGTTTTGTTAGCTGGGCTGTTTACTGGCTGTACCTCAAAGAAGGATGAGCCAGCTGCCAGCTCTGATCCAAAGGCCGTGGAAGGTGAAATTACGGTTATCACACAGCGGACAGATATTGTGGATACGGTATTTCAGGACTACGCTAAGGAATTTAACAAGCTTTATCCGAACGTGAAGGTCAATTTCCAGGCATTGGCCGATTATGATGGTCAAATTAAAATTCGGATGGGGACCAGGGATTACGGGGATGTTTTGCTGATCCCTGGCAGTATTCCAGTTGAAGAGCTGCCCAATTTTTTCGAACCACTGGGTACTTATGAGGAGATGAAAAACAAGTATACCGGCATTGAAGAACGTACGGTGGATCATAACAGCTACGGTATTCCGATTGCGATGGTTTACTCTGGTGTGATTTATAACAAAAAGGTGTTCAAGGACGCAGGAATCACGCAGCTTCCCAAAACACCGGACCAATTCCTGACAGCGTTACAGCAGATTAAGGACAAAACCAAGGCAGTGCCGCTGTTTACGAACTATGCCTCTGGTTGGGCACTGACCCAGTGGGAGTCTAGTCTGGCAACATTGGCGGGTACAAAGGAATACGTGAATGTCACACAACCGAATACAGATGACAATTTCACAAAGGGCCAGCCTCACTATGAACTGTATAAGGTCCTATACGATGCAGCTAAAAAAGGCCTGATTGAAAAAGATCCAACGACTACGGATTGGGAGACCTCCAAGGCAGATCTTGCTCAAGGCAAAATCGGTACGATGGTGCTTGGCTCTTGGGCAATTGACCAGATCAAAAGCACAGCTCCTAACAAGGATGATATCGGTTTTATGCCTTTCCCGACGAATGCCTCCAAGGTACTTGTGCCGCTGGCTGGTGACTTTAACCTCGGTATTAACGTAAACAGTGAAAATAAACCAGCGGCCCGTGCCTGGGTGGATTGGTTTACCGAAAAGTCCAACTATGCTGTAGAGCAGGCAGGCAGTATTAGTCCGCTGAAGGGTGCTCCAATGCCTAGCATTTTGAAGCAATACGAAGATCAGGGGGTCGTTTTTGAAACACTTACTCCATCTCCAAAAGGACAGGAAGGAATTGTTGATAAAATCGACAAAATGGGCGAAATTGGTTTGTGGCAGCCTGATTTCAAGAAACGCATTATTGAGGCAGCGGTGGGTAACCGCCCGGAATCGTATGACGCCATTATGAAAGATCTGAACGATGCATGGGTGAAGGCGCGTGCTGAAGTGGCTGCTAAGGAAGCAAAATAG
- a CDS encoding carbohydrate ABC transporter permease, with translation MYKLKRILASSIKYAALLLGAFIALLPIVVILFASLKTKTEYAATSPLTPPVNWLNWANYTKAFINGNMLTGFVNTAFILLISIIGATLTGSMIAYILNRFKFKGKSLMLGAFLLATLIPGVTTQVSTFQIINKLELFNTPWAAILLYLGTDIIAVYIFLQFLDSIAVALDESAMLDGASYLTIYWRIILPLLKPAIVTVIIIKGVNIYNDFYTPFLYMPKTSLQVISTALFKFKGPYGSQWEVISAGIIIAIIPTLIAFLSLQKYIYNGFAQGSVK, from the coding sequence ATGTATAAGCTGAAAAGAATACTGGCTAGCAGCATCAAGTATGCGGCGCTACTACTAGGTGCGTTCATTGCACTGCTACCGATTGTCGTAATTTTGTTTGCATCTTTGAAGACGAAGACTGAATATGCGGCAACCAGTCCTCTGACTCCCCCCGTGAACTGGCTGAATTGGGCTAACTATACCAAAGCCTTTATTAACGGAAATATGCTGACCGGATTTGTGAACACAGCTTTTATCCTGTTGATTTCGATCATCGGAGCCACGTTGACCGGTTCCATGATTGCGTACATTTTGAACCGTTTTAAATTTAAGGGCAAAAGTCTTATGCTAGGTGCGTTCCTGCTCGCGACCCTCATTCCGGGGGTAACGACACAGGTATCGACATTTCAAATTATCAACAAGCTGGAGCTGTTTAACACGCCTTGGGCGGCGATCTTGCTGTATTTGGGAACGGATATTATTGCGGTGTATATTTTTCTGCAATTTCTGGATTCCATTGCGGTGGCGCTGGATGAATCGGCCATGCTGGATGGGGCCTCCTATCTGACGATCTACTGGCGGATTATCTTGCCCCTGCTGAAGCCTGCCATTGTGACGGTGATCATTATCAAGGGCGTTAATATTTACAACGACTTTTACACCCCGTTCCTGTATATGCCCAAAACAAGCCTTCAGGTCATATCGACGGCGCTGTTCAAGTTTAAAGGACCCTATGGATCACAATGGGAAGTCATTAGCGCGGGCATTATCATTGCCATTATTCCGACGTTGATTGCCTTTTTATCCTTACAAAAATATATCTATAACGGATTCGCTCAGGGTTCGGTGAAATAG
- a CDS encoding MFS transporter has product MNFKVVILTIATFTVGLVELIIGGVLPQIAQDLNVSVSTAGQLIMIYALVYAIAGPTLLALTAKIERKRLYLWSMFIFILGSLLAFWSPNYAVLFVSRIITAASGSLIVTLSLTIAVKVVSKAYQARVLGVISMGVSSSIVLGIPAGVLIGNAFGWRVLFLIIALLTVVAMIVINLFMERIPTEHVVPMRDQLKSLKNVKVISAHLVTTLTLAGHYTLYAYFTPFLENMMGLNASWVSVAYFVFGLAAVSGGFIGGSLADRFGTAKSILVVVGVFIAVMFLLPLSIHSVYVFAPLLIIWGILSWALSPPMQSYLIENAPESGSIQQSFNFSALQVGIALGSALGGVVIENSESVATNAWVGGAFVIVAFVCGVFSITRAGTSQAVRGHHSVS; this is encoded by the coding sequence ATGAACTTCAAAGTAGTTATTTTAACGATTGCGACCTTTACGGTGGGGTTGGTGGAGCTGATTATCGGTGGCGTGCTGCCCCAAATTGCACAGGATTTGAATGTCTCCGTAAGCACGGCAGGACAGCTTATCATGATCTATGCGCTCGTGTACGCTATTGCTGGGCCAACTTTGTTGGCGTTGACCGCCAAAATCGAACGAAAACGACTGTACCTGTGGTCGATGTTTATCTTTATTCTGGGAAGTCTGCTGGCCTTCTGGAGTCCGAATTATGCAGTCTTGTTTGTATCCCGTATCATTACCGCTGCAAGCGGGTCGCTGATCGTGACATTGTCACTGACCATTGCAGTCAAAGTGGTGTCCAAGGCTTATCAGGCCCGTGTCCTCGGTGTCATCTCCATGGGGGTTAGCTCCTCCATCGTGCTTGGTATTCCAGCCGGGGTGCTGATTGGAAATGCGTTTGGCTGGCGGGTGCTTTTCCTGATTATTGCCTTGTTGACGGTCGTTGCTATGATCGTTATCAACTTGTTTATGGAACGGATTCCGACGGAACATGTTGTGCCTATGCGTGATCAATTGAAATCCTTAAAAAATGTTAAAGTCATCAGTGCTCATCTGGTGACCACGCTGACACTGGCGGGCCACTACACGCTATATGCGTATTTCACTCCGTTTTTAGAAAATATGATGGGTTTAAATGCTTCGTGGGTTAGTGTGGCCTATTTTGTCTTTGGGCTGGCGGCAGTGAGCGGTGGTTTTATTGGCGGTTCTTTGGCAGATCGGTTCGGCACAGCGAAAAGTATTCTAGTCGTCGTAGGCGTGTTTATCGCCGTGATGTTCCTGCTGCCACTCTCAATCCACTCGGTTTATGTATTTGCGCCACTATTGATCATCTGGGGCATACTGAGTTGGGCCTTGTCGCCCCCGATGCAAAGCTATCTTATTGAAAATGCGCCCGAATCGGGTAGTATTCAGCAAAGCTTTAATTTCTCCGCACTCCAGGTCGGGATCGCTCTGGGTTCTGCCTTGGGAGGCGTAGTAATTGAGAATAGTGAATCTGTTGCCACGAACGCTTGGGTGGGTGGGGCATTTGTGATTGTTGCTTTTGTCTGCGGCGTATTTTCCATTACCAGAGCCGGGACATCGCAGGCTGTCAGAGGGCACCACTCTGTTTCATAG
- a CDS encoding carbohydrate ABC transporter permease, translating into MLKFSNLSYSKQRLAIIVAFSFIPLALLITFAYLPVINMFKYSFSDWNGYSKRLEYVGFENYIKIFTDPEYFSVFKVSLYYFVATFVQMGLALYFASILSFQTWFKNFFKGVLFFPSLMNGVAIGFIFLFFFKPDGTLDTLLQAVGLGSYVKLWLGNPEIINISLAGTSIWRYMGFNFIVFLGAISSISSDLYEAADIDGANRWHQFRSIILPSIKRILQLNLILAISGAVSAFDIPYIMTGGSNGSETFVIQTLDVAFKYSKVGLASAMAVILLLIVIAVTLLQRLLIRGEED; encoded by the coding sequence ATGTTAAAATTTTCGAATCTCAGCTACTCCAAACAAAGATTGGCGATTATTGTTGCCTTTTCATTTATTCCGCTAGCGCTGCTGATCACTTTTGCGTACTTGCCAGTGATCAATATGTTTAAGTACAGCTTTTCGGACTGGAACGGCTATAGTAAGCGTCTGGAATATGTGGGTTTTGAAAACTATATCAAAATCTTTACCGATCCCGAGTATTTCTCGGTGTTTAAGGTCAGTCTGTATTACTTTGTAGCCACGTTTGTACAGATGGGTCTGGCCCTTTATTTTGCAAGCATTCTCAGCTTTCAGACCTGGTTTAAAAATTTCTTTAAAGGCGTTTTGTTTTTTCCTTCCCTGATGAACGGGGTGGCCATTGGTTTTATTTTTCTATTCTTTTTTAAGCCAGACGGCACGCTCGATACACTGCTTCAGGCAGTGGGGCTGGGTTCGTATGTCAAGCTGTGGCTGGGCAACCCGGAGATTATCAATATTTCACTGGCGGGCACGTCGATCTGGAGATACATGGGCTTTAACTTTATTGTATTTCTAGGTGCGATTTCTTCCATATCCAGTGATCTGTATGAAGCAGCCGATATCGATGGGGCCAACCGCTGGCATCAGTTCCGCTCAATTATTTTGCCGAGCATCAAGCGGATTTTGCAGTTGAACCTCATCTTGGCCATTAGCGGTGCGGTCAGTGCATTCGATATTCCGTATATTATGACCGGTGGCTCCAATGGTAGCGAAACATTCGTCATTCAAACGCTTGATGTGGCATTCAAATACAGCAAGGTCGGTTTGGCCTCGGCGATGGCGGTTATTCTGCTGCTGATCGTAATCGCTGTTACGCTGCTTCAACGGTTGCTAATTCGGGGAGAGGAGGACTAA
- a CDS encoding DUF2179 domain-containing protein, protein MLKILLFILVIQIIYVSAYTLRMILTLKGQKYIAALISTVEVTVYVLGLNVVLKYLDQVASLAVYAIGYALGILIGAWIEEKIALGYVTVKVISNEINGGIANALRDKGYGVTAWLGSGRDGERLVMEILAKRKNQNRLYQSILELDPKAFVITVEPKQFHGGFWTKAIRK, encoded by the coding sequence ATGCTCAAAATTTTATTATTTATTCTCGTTATTCAAATTATTTACGTATCGGCGTATACACTGCGCATGATTCTGACGCTGAAAGGACAGAAGTACATTGCTGCGCTCATTAGCACCGTAGAAGTTACGGTCTATGTATTGGGCTTGAATGTTGTGCTTAAGTATCTGGATCAAGTGGCAAGTCTTGCGGTATACGCCATTGGCTATGCATTGGGTATTCTGATTGGAGCATGGATTGAGGAAAAAATAGCGCTTGGTTATGTCACTGTTAAGGTGATCAGCAATGAGATTAATGGAGGAATTGCCAATGCGCTGCGGGACAAAGGATACGGCGTTACAGCCTGGCTGGGCAGTGGGCGTGATGGAGAGCGCCTGGTGATGGAAATTTTGGCTAAACGGAAAAACCAGAATAGGCTGTATCAGTCCATTCTGGAGCTGGACCCTAAGGCTTTTGTCATTACGGTAGAGCCGAAGCAATTTCATGGCGGCTTCTGGACCAAGGCTATCCGTAAATAA
- a CDS encoding RAxF-45 family protein produces the protein MNHEMLNNRISQLPIAMAGIVHAFPYNGRSLSNFNHMVVNIARRRLP, from the coding sequence GTGAATCACGAGATGCTGAACAACCGTATTAGCCAGCTGCCGATTGCTATGGCTGGCATTGTTCATGCTTTTCCATACAACGGGAGAAGTCTGTCCAATTTTAATCATATGGTTGTAAACATCGCGAGAAGACGCCTACCTTAA
- a CDS encoding acetylxylan esterase: MPEDMSLQQLQSYMGSSPKPPDFDAYWERALLELEQQPLKYTLEPADFVSPLVECYHLYFTGVGGAKIHGKLARPKHLTEQGPALAMFHGYSCDSGDWFDKVSYAAHGFTVLAMDCRGQGGLSEDNLQVQGTTVRGHIIRGIDDPDPDRLYYRNVFLDTVQAVRILMSMEQVDPERIGAFGCSQGGALTVACAALEPRVRVAVPVYPFLSDYKRAWALDATTSAYEELVYYFRWFDPNHVHEEELFYRLGYIDIQHLADRIRGRVLFVTGLSDIICPPSTQFAVYNKIVSDKEILLYHEYGHEYLPYLSDRAMSEFLRL; encoded by the coding sequence ATGCCGGAGGATATGTCTTTACAGCAATTGCAGTCGTACATGGGGAGCAGCCCAAAGCCTCCTGATTTTGATGCATACTGGGAACGGGCGCTACTGGAGCTGGAGCAGCAGCCACTGAAATATACACTGGAGCCTGCTGATTTTGTCTCTCCGCTGGTGGAGTGTTACCATCTATATTTTACCGGAGTGGGCGGAGCAAAGATTCATGGGAAGCTGGCTCGTCCCAAGCATCTTACGGAACAAGGTCCAGCTTTGGCCATGTTTCATGGATATTCCTGCGACAGTGGTGATTGGTTCGACAAGGTAAGCTACGCGGCACACGGATTCACCGTGCTGGCTATGGATTGCCGGGGGCAAGGAGGGCTGTCCGAGGACAATTTGCAGGTTCAAGGAACGACGGTGCGCGGCCATATCATTCGAGGGATTGACGACCCGGACCCGGATCGGTTGTATTACCGCAATGTATTTTTGGATACGGTACAGGCGGTGCGCATTCTAATGTCTATGGAGCAGGTCGACCCTGAACGGATCGGTGCATTTGGCTGCTCCCAAGGCGGGGCACTAACGGTTGCCTGCGCTGCATTGGAGCCGCGTGTCCGTGTGGCGGTCCCGGTATATCCGTTCCTGTCGGACTATAAAAGAGCCTGGGCGCTGGATGCTACTACATCCGCATATGAAGAACTGGTTTATTATTTTCGTTGGTTTGATCCGAACCATGTGCACGAGGAGGAGCTGTTTTACCGATTAGGCTACATCGACATTCAACATTTGGCAGATCGTATTCGTGGTCGTGTGTTGTTTGTGACAGGGCTGTCGGATATCATTTGTCCACCCTCCACGCAGTTTGCGGTGTACAATAAAATCGTATCAGACAAGGAAATACTCCTGTATCACGAATACGGTCATGAGTATCTACCTTATCTGTCGGATCGTGCCATGAGTGAATTTTTGCGGCTGTAG
- a CDS encoding substrate-binding domain-containing protein: MKSNVTMRDIADKLGVSSVTVSKALNDKDGVSEELKERIKTLAGEMGYRFNTVAKSMKEGLTYNIGVVIPERFTGPGQSFYLHIYQQISRALEPYGYYGILHILHREDEEQLNLPRIYYDRKVDGFILLGQVSKPYIELVQTMELPKMFLDFYDEHADIDSVVTDNFYGAYELTNYLIAQGHRDIAYVGNLYSTSSIQDRFLGYYKSLLEHRLPLRNEWVLSDRDDEGSYVEMELPQPLPTAFVCNCDQVAHNLVHKLIALGYRVPEDCSVVGFDNDVYATLIVPQLTTVGVDIEQMARTAIDSMMKKISHPGSRFGRVLVQGHIVYRDSVQPIERP; encoded by the coding sequence ATGAAGAGCAACGTAACGATGCGGGATATTGCAGATAAGCTGGGAGTAAGCAGCGTGACCGTGTCGAAGGCGCTCAATGACAAGGATGGGGTTAGCGAGGAGCTAAAAGAGCGTATTAAGACGCTCGCGGGCGAAATGGGTTATCGTTTCAATACCGTTGCCAAGTCCATGAAGGAGGGCCTCACCTATAACATTGGTGTTGTCATTCCCGAACGTTTTACCGGCCCTGGCCAATCGTTTTATCTGCACATCTACCAGCAAATTTCACGGGCACTGGAGCCATACGGCTACTACGGCATCCTTCACATCCTCCATCGCGAAGACGAGGAACAGCTTAATCTGCCACGTATCTATTACGACCGTAAGGTGGACGGCTTCATTCTCCTGGGCCAAGTGAGCAAGCCATATATTGAGCTTGTACAAACCATGGAACTGCCCAAAATGTTTCTCGATTTTTATGATGAGCATGCCGATATCGACTCCGTGGTGACGGATAATTTTTACGGGGCCTACGAGCTGACCAACTATTTGATCGCCCAGGGACACCGGGATATTGCATATGTGGGCAACCTCTATTCCACCAGTAGTATTCAGGATCGTTTCCTCGGCTACTATAAATCCTTGCTGGAGCACAGGTTGCCTCTCCGTAACGAGTGGGTGCTCAGTGACCGGGACGACGAAGGCTCTTATGTTGAAATGGAGCTTCCTCAGCCGCTGCCGACTGCTTTTGTATGTAATTGCGATCAGGTCGCTCACAATCTGGTGCACAAGCTCATTGCTCTGGGATACCGCGTACCTGAAGACTGCTCTGTGGTCGGCTTTGACAATGATGTATACGCCACTCTTATTGTTCCGCAACTGACCACAGTCGGAGTAGACATCGAGCAGATGGCACGTACCGCAATTGATTCGATGATGAAAAAAATAAGCCATCCCGGCAGTCGCTTTGGTCGGGTCCTGGTGCAGGGTCATATTGTATATCGTGACTCCGTGCAGCCCATCGAGAGGCCATGA